In the genome of Microcoleus vaginatus PCC 9802, the window TTATTCGCTCTATATTTGGCAGCATAGATGAATATTTAGCTCGGGTTAAGTGTCTATACTTCTAGATATAGATGTTCGCTAAACGCCGTGCTTTTGCGCGAGAATAGGTGAAAAAAAATCATAAAAAATAACTATGCTAAGGTAGAAAGGAGTAGGTAGTAGGGAGAAGAAAAAAACTGTGAATACAAAATATAAAATGGATTGATTGATGATGTTTAAAAGTTTATGGGCTATCCCAAAAAAACTCGCTATTCAAGAGAAGTATTTGCGGGGGAGGTGGTCGATCGCAATTTTATTTGCGATTGTGGTAGTGCTGGAATTTACTACGCCGTCGGAGTATCTGTTTGGGTATTTGTACACGGGGCCGATTTTACTGGCAAATTCGCGCCTGAGTCGGTTGGGTAAGTTGCAAATTACGCTGGTATCGGCAGCTTTGACGCTGTTAAATTTGTTTGTTCCTCCTGGAGAAGCGATCGCCCTAGCAACTGTAGCAAATAGATCGATCGCAGTCATGGCTTTAGGGGTGACGGGATATTTGAGCGATCGCAACCACCAGTACCAAGAAGCGATCGCGATCGCTAAAGCTGAGTTACAGTCGCAGCAGCAGCTAGCAAGCATCCGAGAAGATTTTGTCTCTACTTTGAGTCACGACTTAAAAACGCCAATGCTGGGGGCGATCGAAACAATTAAAGCTTTTCAGTCAGCAAAATTTGGGAATGTCACCGCCAGTCAGCAAAAAGTTCTCGAAACAATGGCGCGATCGCACAAAATGTCACTACAATTAGTAGAAACGCTGCTGGATGTTTACCGCAATGATGCCGAAGGTTTAAAACTGCAACTTGCGCCCGTAAATTTAGTAGCTGTGGCAGAAGAAGTAATCGCAACTCTCACCCATTTATCTGCGGCGCGCCGGGTTTACATTAGTATGAGTTACGGAGAGTCACATTTCCGTCGCTCTTTGTGGGTAAATGGCGATGCGGTGCAACTCCAGCGCGTTTTTGTGAATTTGCTAACAAACGGCATCAACCATTCTCCTCGCGGTGGCAAAGTAGAAATAATCATGGAATCTTATTTGAATTATCAGGTGGTGAAAGTTATCGATAGCGGGTTGGGAATTACCGCCGATGAACTGCCCCACTTGTTCGAGCGTTTTTATCAAGGACACAGCGATCGGCAAGCCAAAGGATCGGGATTGGGGTTATACTTATCTCGCCAAATTATTGACGCCCACGGCGGTATAATTTGGGCAGAAAATAAATTGCCTCTAGGCGCTTTGTTTGGATTCCGACTCCCTGCTATCCCAGAGAAATGAAACCAGTTTATCCCTTGCGAATTCTCTTAGTTGAAGACGACGAACTGTTTCGGTTGGGACTGCAAACCCGGTTGCAGCAAGAAAGTTGCTTACAAGTAATTGCCGAGGCAGAAGATGGCGAAACGGCAGTAGAATTGACTCAGGAACACTTGCCCGATGTGGTCGTTCTCGATGTCGGTTTGCCTGGAATTGGTGGCATTGAAGCTTGCCGCCAAATTAAACAGCGACATCCAGCAATTCCCGTTTTAATTTTAACATCTCATTCGCAAAAAACATTAATTGAAAGATTGATGGCAGCGGGTGCTCAGGGATATTGCCTAAAAGGAATTGCGGCGGAAAGTTTGGTTTTGGCAATTCGATCGGTAGCGGCGGGTGCTTCGTGGTGGGATAAGGCGGCAACTGCGGAAATTCGGGCGGTTTTTGCTCAGCCTGAACCTATTAAAAATGGGTTGAGCTCGGGACTTTTAGAAAATCTACTGACGAAGCGAGAACAGGAAATATTAGCTTTAGTTGCGGGGGGAAAAAGCAATCAGGAAATAGCTCAAATATTGTACATTGCTCCGGGGACTGTGCGGGTTCACGTGCACGCGATTTTGCAAAAGTTAGAAGTGCGCGATCGCACTCAAGCTGCTGTACTCGCAATTCAGAAAGGATTGGTAGCAGAAGAACTGTTAGGCAGTCAATCTTGAATGCGGCAGTTTATAATGATTCAAAATTTCGCTCTCTACCTAAAAAGTATGAGTCTTATCAATTTGGTAATTCCCGAAAAAAGATTACTTGAAATAAAAATAATGAAGTATTATAATTTTGGTATACCTAATTTTTTCTTCACTTATGCCATCATCAGATGTATTTCTTTCATCCTATGTAGAACGTAAGCTGTTGCACATTTAAACTGTGATACAAGCATTACCCTTGTTTGTGATTTTTCGCGCCCATTTAATTATTAATTGTTATTCCTTTAAGAGGCGAGGCCATAAATACTCTAGCTCTTCAATTGATTAAACGGGACTTCCCCTATACAAATGTACTAACAGTGATCAAACTCTTACTCAACAAAGAATGCAACTATTGAGCTGAAAATTTGTACCCATTAATAAGTAATAGCTGACGCAGGCGATCACGCTCAATTGTTGTAGATTCAATATAATTGCCGATCACAAACAGATATGAATCATCTACATGGGTACACAATTATTTACTAAACACCTGAAACCTTTGTGCTGAGAGGCTTTTGAGCCTAGATAAGTATATTTGCAGGGGGAAGTTCCGCCTAAAATTTAAGCCCTAGTTGTGACAGTTTGCCTTAGTCCTATAATTGCTAAGAACCCTCAATATCGTTTCCAAACCCCGGTTTATTCGTGGGCGAGTGGGAAGGAATTTAGATATTTTTAAGGAGAGGAAACTGGTGCCAGAAAATTGCTGCTGCCTTTATAACCGGATAAAATAGCCAGTTTTTCCAAAGATTGCCTGCCCGTGTAATATTTACCCCGAATTTCCCAAGTGGGATAAGCTTTAATATTAGCAGCTTTGCACAAATCGGGTTGAGCATCTTTGCCTCTAGGATCGCACTCAATGTAAGTAATGGCGGTAAATGCTTCTTGGCCGAAAAGTTCTTGTTGGGTGTGACAGTGAGGACACCAGTAAGCACCGTACATTCTAGCTTTGATTGTCTGCAAGTGGGTTGCTAAAGCGATTTGATCGGGTACGGATTCGCTGCGAATAGGTGGCGCTTCTTGTTCGGTAACAGGCTGTGTGAAAGGGGGAGGAGGAGGGAGGGTTTGTGCTAATTTTTGAGTGGATTTGTTGCTGAAACTGAACTGTGCAATTCTTCCGTCTGCTTTCGTACTGACGAAAATCCCCAAAGTCAGGAAAAGGCCGATCGCACAAAAGTTGAATTTGCTTACTCTCATCTTGGGTTTCATCTTGGATTTGCTAGGATTTTGCGAGCTTGATTCATAGCCTCTACAGCATTGTTTACCACAAAGATGTTAAATTGTGCTACACCTTTAAAAAAAAGTTGACTTTCAGCGCTGTCATTTAACAAGATAACTTGTTTGTTAGCTTTCAGAGCGAGTGCTATTTCCGAAGCAGTTCCCGTGCCCATACCGCAGGCAATTATTACGTGTGAAGAAAGAATGTTAATATTATTTCGGGCGTTTCCCATATCGGTGACAATGGCAATATCTACAGCTTCAGAGATGTCGCGAGTGTCATTCCCCGGAAGGATGCCGACTGTTAAACCGTTAGCTGATTTTGCTCCTTTGTTGGCCGCATCCATGACGCCGACATTTCTGCCGCCAGTTAACAATATCCATCCTAGTCCGGCGATGAGTTGTCCGAGTTGATAGGCGTTTTCTAAGTCGGTTGATGTGGCACTCTCGCCCGGGCCCATAATGCCAATGATGATTCTTTTCATATCATAGTTTAGGGTTGAATATATCGCCTTCTTGAAAGATCGAGAACCCTTCTGAACCTGGGTGAGAAAGGACTCTCGATCTTTCTTACCCAGATGCCGCAGCCTCACATGTCACAATCGGTTTTTATTTATTTTTATCGAGCAATATTTAGTATAATTGACGAGAATTTTGTATGACCAAAAAATATATCACTTTTTAGAAGCCTGCCCCTCATTAATTTATGTAAAAATTTTAATTGAATTGA includes:
- a CDS encoding DNA-binding response regulator, coding for MKPVYPLRILLVEDDELFRLGLQTRLQQESCLQVIAEAEDGETAVELTQEHLPDVVVLDVGLPGIGGIEACRQIKQRHPAIPVLILTSHSQKTLIERLMAAGAQGYCLKGIAAESLVLAIRSVAAGASWWDKAATAEIRAVFAQPEPIKNGLSSGLLENLLTKREQEILALVAGGKSNQEIAQILYIAPGTVRVHVHAILQKLEVRDRTQAAVLAIQKGLVAEELLGSQS
- a CDS encoding TIGR00725 family protein, giving the protein MKRIIIGIMGPGESATSTDLENAYQLGQLIAGLGWILLTGGRNVGVMDAANKGAKSANGLTVGILPGNDTRDISEAVDIAIVTDMGNARNNINILSSHVIIACGMGTGTASEIALALKANKQVILLNDSAESQLFFKGVAQFNIFVVNNAVEAMNQARKILANPR
- a CDS encoding sensor histidine kinase, with protein sequence MFKSLWAIPKKLAIQEKYLRGRWSIAILFAIVVVLEFTTPSEYLFGYLYTGPILLANSRLSRLGKLQITLVSAALTLLNLFVPPGEAIALATVANRSIAVMALGVTGYLSDRNHQYQEAIAIAKAELQSQQQLASIREDFVSTLSHDLKTPMLGAIETIKAFQSAKFGNVTASQQKVLETMARSHKMSLQLVETLLDVYRNDAEGLKLQLAPVNLVAVAEEVIATLTHLSAARRVYISMSYGESHFRRSLWVNGDAVQLQRVFVNLLTNGINHSPRGGKVEIIMESYLNYQVVKVIDSGLGITADELPHLFERFYQGHSDRQAKGSGLGLYLSRQIIDAHGGIIWAENKLPLGALFGFRLPAIPEK